Proteins encoded by one window of Arachis ipaensis cultivar K30076 chromosome B04, Araip1.1, whole genome shotgun sequence:
- the LOC107636539 gene encoding uncharacterized protein LOC107636539, with product MECVSTASMSVLINGSPTKPFKMERGLRQGDPLSPFLFVLVVDVLHRMVGEAIRNDRISPLLVERDGLSINFDKSSLILINCEEQWVQRMCNLLGCKQETLPVKYLGVSLGANPRLVKTWKPIIDKVEEKLSLWKARLLNKAGKLVLIKSVLNSLPVYYLSLFKMPKAVAEKLISLQRRFLWSKEDGGHGVALVRWEMVQALKKLGGLGVGDVMIRNTVLLFKWWWRFAKEECPLWKNVCPLFLGEEGHGKTYASYNS from the exons ATGGAGTGCGTCTCCACTGCATCTATGTCTGTTCTGATAAATGGTTCGCCAACAAAACCCTTCAAAATGGAAAGAGGCTTGAGACAAGGTGACCCACTTTCTCCCTTCTTATTTGTTCTGGTTGTGGATGTGCTGCATCGTATGGTCGGAGAGGCAATCAGGAACGACCGTATATCACCGTTGCTGGTAGAAAGAGATG GCCTCAGTATTAATTTCGATAAATCCAGTTTGATTCTAATTAATTGTGAAGAGCAGTGGGTCCAGCGTATGTGTAACCTTTTGGGGTGCAAGCAGGAAACCCTCCCAGTTAAATACCTTGGAGTCTCTCTTGGAGCAAACCCGAGGTTAGTGAAGACTTGGAAGCCTATAATAGACAAAGTGGAGGAGAAACTCAGTCTGTGGAAAGCTCGGTTACTAAACAAAGCAGGGAAATTGGTGTTGATCAAGTCAGTCCTAAATAGTCTACCGGTGTATTATTTGAGCTTGTTCAAGATGCCAAAAGCTGTTGCTGAGAAATTAATCTCATTGCAGAGAAGGTTCCTGTGGAGTAAGGAAGATGGTGGACATGGTGTGGCATTAGTTAGATGGGAGATGGTGCAGGCTCTTAAGAAGCTAGGCGGCTTGGGAGTTGGTGATGTTATGATTCGCAATACAGTTctgttgtttaagtggtggtggaggtttgCTAAGGAAGAGTGTCCGCTGTGGAAAAATGTATGCCCGCTGTTCCTAGGAGAGGAGGGCCATGGAAAGACGTATGCCAGCTACAATTCATGA
- the LOC107636540 gene encoding LOW QUALITY PROTEIN: galacturonosyltransferase 8 (The sequence of the model RefSeq protein was modified relative to this genomic sequence to represent the inferred CDS: deleted 2 bases in 1 codon), with protein sequence MVKPRFQLPLIRIFSFKFTLLLSAITITFCTLFTFCFLFTAIVYSSNQRQHSNFDGVVTNEFDSIRRSILALKNDPLKPRLDQIRKQADDHRSLALVYASYARKLKLENSKLVRIFAELSRNLTDLISEPQYRALLSNDAVLVEESVVRQFEKEVKERIKTTRQVIGEAKESFVIQLKIQKLKDTIFAVNEQLTKAKKQGAFSSLIAAKSIPKSLHCLXXXXXXXXXXXXXXXXXEGKLTPPKVEDPNLYHYAIFSDNVVAASVVVNSATKNAKEPWKHVFHVVTDKMNLGAMQVMFKLKDYNGAHVEVKAVEDYKFLNSSYVPVLRQLESANLQRFYFENKLENATKDTTNMKFRNPKYLSILNHLRFYLPEMYPKLHRILFLDDDIVVQKDLTGLWKIDMDGKVNGAVETCFGSFHRYAQYMNFSHPLIKAKFNPKACAWAYGMNFFDLDAWRREKCTEEYHYWQNLNENRTLWKLGTLPPGLITYYSTTKPLDKSWHVLGLGYNPSISMEEINNAAVVHFNGNMKPWLDIAMTQFKPLWTKYVDYELDFVQACNFGI encoded by the exons ATGGTGAAACCTAGATTTCAACTCCCACTGATCCGAATCTTTAGCTTCAAATTCACTCTATTGCTCTCTGCCATTACCATCACCTTCTGCACTTTGTTCACTTTCTGTTTTCTCTTCACAGCCATTGTTTATTCCTCCAATCAGCGCCAACACTCG AATTTTGATGGTGTCGTCACAAACGAATTTGATTCAATTAGAAGGTCCATTTTGGCTCTCAAAAATGATCCACTCAAGCCTCGCTTGGATCAGATCCGTAAGCAAGCTGATGATCATCGGTCTCTGGCTCTGGTTTATGCATCTTATGCAAGAAAGCTCAAGCTGGAGAACTCAAAACTTGTCAGGATTTTTGCAGAATTGTCACGAAACTTGACAGATTTAATAAGCGAACCTCAGTATAGAGCTCTTCTAAGTAATGACGCAGTCCTTGTGGAGGAATCAGTTGTTCGGCAGTTTGAGAAAGAAGTGAAGGAACGTATCAAAACCACACGTCAGGTGATTGGCGAAGCGAAGGAGTCGTTTGTTATCCAGCTCAAGATTCAGAAGTTGAAGGATACAATTTTTGCTGTGAATGAACAATTAACAAAGGCGAAGAAGCAAGGTGCCTTCTCGAGCTTGATCGCTGCGAAGTCAATTCCAAAGAGCTTGCATTGTCTN NNNNNNNNNNNNNNNNNNNNNNNNNNNNNNNNNNNNNNNNNNNNNNNNNATGAAGGGAAGCTAACACCACCAAAAGTTGAAGATCCTAATCTGTACCATTATGCCATATTCTCTGATAATGTTGTTGCGGCATCTGTTGTGGTAAATTCAGCAACCAAAAATGCAAAGGAACCCTGGAAGCATGTGTTTCATGTTGTAACTGATAAGATGAATCTTGGAGCGATGCAAGTGATGTTTAAGCTGAAGGATTATAATGGTGCACATGTTGAGGTAAAGGCAGTTGAGGATTACAAATTCCTGAATTCTTCATATGTTCCAGTCCTTCGGCAATTGGAGTCTGCTAACCTTCAAAGATTTTACTTTGAGAACAAGCTTGAGAATGCTACAAAGGACACCACAAATATGAAGTTTAGGAATCCCAAATATTTATCAATCTTGAATCATTTGAGATTCTACTTACCAGAAATGTATCCGAAGCTTCACAGAATTTTATTTTTGGATGATGATATAGTTGTTCAAAAGGACCTCACTGGGTTATGGAAAATTGATATGGATGGCAAAGTGAATGGAGCTGTAGAAACATGCTTTGGATCATTCCATAGATATGCTCAGTACATGAATTTCTCGCATCCCTTGATCAAAGCAAAATTTAATCCAAAAGCTTGTGCTTGGGCTTATGGaatgaatttctttgatttagaCGCATGGAGAAGGGAAAAATGCACAGAAGAATATCATTATTGGCAGAATCTG AATGAGAACCGGACACTCTGGAAACTCGGGACATTGCCTCCTGGTCTAATCACGTATTACTCAACGACAAAGCCGCTGGATAAGTCATGGCATGTTTTAGGACTTGGGTATAACCCAAGTATTAGCATGGAAGAGATTAACAATGCAGCAGTGGTTCACTTCAATGGTAACATGAAGCCATGGCTTGACATTGCCATGACACAATTCAAGCCACTTTGGACAAAGTATGTTGactatgagttagattttgttcaGGCATGTAATTTTGGTATCTAA
- the LOC107636537 gene encoding uncharacterized protein LOC107636537, translating to MDKKITRFEEEIKRIDDRVSNGVYDETMEARRRALVTCCERWYVRKEVHWKQMSRSRHAKEMDRNTRYFHNIASSRRRNHRIDALVVNGRTVKNQARIKIAIREFYKDLYHQETTPMMGFRDGLVSRIDEEDALMLEMMPSAAEIREAVWDCESSKALGCDGYNMNFIKRCWGEIGSEFTAAVMGFFQTSRLPTDSNITWVALAPKFVDAKEIKDLRPISMVGCVYKVMSKVLVRRMRSMMPGLVGETQSAFVKGKKIHDGELIACETVNWLKQRKKKAAIIKLDF from the coding sequence ATGGACAAAAAAATTACAAGGTTTGAGGAAGAAATCAAGAGGATTGATGACAGGGTAAGCAATGGAGTATATGATGAAACGATGGAGGCTAGAAGAAGAGCATTGGTTACTTGTTGTGAGCGATGGTATGTAAGGAAGGAAGTACATTGGAAACAGATGTCTCGGTCACGGCATGCGAAGGAGATGGACAGAAATACAAGGTACTTTCACAACATAGCTTCATCAAGAAGGCGTAATCATAGGATTGATGCTCTAGTAGTAAATGGCAGAACGGTCAAGAACCAAGCGAGAATCAAGATAGCTATCAGAGAGTTCTACAAGGATTTATATCATCAGGAAACTACTCCTATGATGGGTTTTAGAGATGGTCTGGTCAGTAGGATAGATGAGGAAGATGCTTTGATGTTAGAGATGATGCCGTCGGCTGCGGAGATCAGAGAGGCTGTGTGGGATTGTGAGTCATCTAAGGCGCTAGGGTGTGATGGGTACAACATGAATTTCATCAAAAGATGCTGGGGAGAGATTGGGTCTGAATTCACAGCAGCAGTGATGGGGTTCTTTCAGACGTCCAGACTACCGACAGACAGCAATATAACTTGGGTGGCGCTGGCACCCAAGTTTGTAGATGCGAAGGAGATCAAAGACTTAAGACCTATTAGTATGGTGGGGTGTGTTTACAAGGTTATGTCGAAGGTACTAGTTAGAAGGATGAGATCGATGATGCCAGGATTAGTAGGGGAGACTCAGAGTGCTTTTGTCAAGGGAAAGAAGATACATGATGGGGAACTTATAGCGTGTGAAACAGTAAACTGGCTGAAACAGAGGAAAAAGAAGGCAGCAATTATCAAGTTAGATTTTTAG